The following coding sequences are from one Archocentrus centrarchus isolate MPI-CPG fArcCen1 chromosome 4, fArcCen1, whole genome shotgun sequence window:
- the aspm gene encoding abnormal spindle-like microcephaly-associated protein isoform X2: MAQAIHSGQRGFLDFSPTRRDDADKENDVPVLSLIQFSKAPFVTFGSVKLGTSRSAVLRIENPTEYAAAEVAVDKIPSNKGFSVDCSTFTIQPGGSFSLVVTWTPTEEGGIRELIIFNANGVLKHQAILLGRAEAPKKKKKSLWDTIKNKREGEKVGRKVTQPPLKMAANKTFQVSRKPQYQRDKPRSPLASLNEGKGAREKSLTKHSPIEDCCLKSEEQKTLNLSQEQQSLVLPEKENIHQIHRSSPLVLLVPAAKVIDSGNMSASPDVLAGKPENKDFTKILNRTLSPIGTPDRFKKLMPWIHSENPLPATVNSVAAAADTELPRSPIPSLKDALTLIDSDLIHINTSPRDNNSSCDFSDSLESNSEKTGCGPDKDVVKGLADCPELSESSEPRLTFFVSKKVHQVSEAGFSEADEVTVRIKKGSFVTTTVIKNKAPVEANSLSGRKIKKSRRRLLEKTLELSDGSSPCESGPGTPSLPVIDSDTGVSPCDDRPPIPEFISSSLTLRLAASPAPITFPISSSLPVAPSHCSFSITSSPPSVSALTAFTVTSPTPVGSSSPHHCGLLSNSKVYEQPATVLTPPHVQEESFPIHVVAKSKKRKSEEFLKIDGKIEDDRKAEQVKRSRVVTGKTEPSRSIQERRGGSQRQRASGSVRSMTASSLKTTRSAVPAQAKQPSSKAISRGAPSLKTPSMKTAKVVAVAQSKLTFIKPAQTALPRHPMPFAAKNMFYDERWIEKQERGFTWWINYVLTPDDFKVNTEVAKVNAVSLTMGSDDKFSVPKAPTKEEMSFSTYTARRKLNRLRRSACQLFTSETMVKAIQRLELEVEARRLLVRKDRHLWKDIGERRKVLNWLLSYNPLWLRIGLETIYGELISLESNSDTLGLAMFILQRLLWNPDIAAEFRHPRVPHLYRDGHEEALSRFTLKKLLLLVCFLDKAKESRLIEHDPCLFCVDAEFKASKDLLLAFSRDFLSGEGILPRHLSYLGLPVSHVQRPLDEFNFAVKNLAVDLRCGVRLVRVMELLAQDWSLSVKLRLPAISRLQKVHNVDIALQVLKSKGIDLKDEHGSTTDSRDIVDGHREKTLSLLWKIIFAFHVEVILNEDQLREEIGFLKRTLRTKRRLASLKADRGLRPTPVKTRVPYEHSSSKMTLLMDWVRAVCDFYNLQVENFTVTFSDGRVLCYLIHHYHPGLLPGASVSHRTTQTVECSPRGRLELSCSASDSDSSFDSLPTGPNGPASPSLEFKELLENEKNNFRLVNGAVAFLGGVPAMINPADMSNTIPSEKVVMSYLSFLCARLLDLRNETRAARVIQGAWRKYRLKKDLELYKERNMAAMKIQGLVRSFLQKCRAERQNQAAVVIQSLWRGYVAHKRLRLRKEAHLRAVQHEAATLIQAQWRMFSTMRAYQRLRYYTIVVQAQWRMRRAASAYGKIYWAATVIQKYSRAWVFSRRDRAHYLLLRTAVVTMQRGYRRWKAQKIQKETRAAEVIQAAFKKWCWKKMERSAAAVRIQSWYRMQMCLRQYRKIRGSAVLIQAQYRGHAQRRRFHVLKLQHHCAVVIQSAFRGHVVRKEVAEMSCAAVVIQRWFRASRTRDIERKKFVRMKCAAVTIQAAYRGKAARECLKKQHRAAAVIQATFRKYTAQRRYLRLKRATVKMQQKYRATVLTHKTRNEYNALRAAVLTVQANWRGRVDRKRIEKWHQCASLIQAYYRRHKVQAEYRSKKSAAVVIQNHYRAFLAGRKMRKAYLEKKAACVTLQAAFRGMRVRGELKKRHQAATVLQASARMFLCRKRYFLLQGAAVDIQRRYRALLLCRVQQNEFRKLKQATIKIQAVFRGFRVRQDLKKKHNAAKTIQAQFRMYRTRMAYLAIKCAAIIIQERYRAKRLREQQMQRYKCAAVVIQAAYRGHRARRKIAEMHRAATVIQRKLLAIRDRKQFLAVREAVLACQKRYRAVTLARKVHLDYLSKLRAVVCLQAAYRGYVVRKQLHIKHVAAIKIQSHFRMYQQRTSYKRLRWASIVLQARYRANKTMRAEVHALSVKKNAAVVLQAAFRGMKSRQMIRERHQAASVIQRAYRAHCERREYLTLKSSVLTLQRRYRASVAAKEQTQRYQKLRRAAVVLQAAYRGQQVRKEVIRWHRAATVIQSAFRKLREKAKFQAMRLSAIIIQRRYRAAVLQRRERGKFLKMRHSAVVLQAAFRGRRVRTAIAMMHRAATVFQANYRRHQQQSAFRRQRWAACVLQQRFRAQRTRNLEVKHYQEVRNAAIVLQAAFRGMKSRQMIRERHQAASVIQRAYRAHCERREYLTLKSSVLTLQRRYRASVAAKEQTQNYQKLRRAAVVLQAAYRGQQVRKEVIRWHWAATVIQSAFRKHREKAKFQAMRLSAIIIQRRYRAAVLQRRERGKFLKMRHSAVVLQAAFRGWRVRTDIAMMHRAATVFQANFRRHQQQSAFRRQRWAACVLQQRFRAQRTRNLEVKHYQEVKNAAIVLQAAFRGMKSRQMIRERHQAASVIQRAYRAHCECREYLTLKSSVLTLQRRYRASVAAKEQTQRYQKLRRAAVVLQAAYRGQQVRKEVIRWHWAATVIQSAFRKHREEAKFQAMRLSAIIIQRRYRAAVLQRRERGKFLKMRHSAVVLQAASRGWRVRTAIAMMHRAATVCQANFRRHQQQSAFRRQRWAACVLQQRFRAQRTRNFELKNYQEVRNAAIILQAAFRGMKSRQMIKDRHQAASVIQRAYRAHCECREYLTLKSSVLTLQRRYRASVAAKEQTQRYQKLRRAAVVLQAAYRGHRVRTAIAMMHRAATVFQANFRRHQQQSAFRRQRWAACVLQQRFRAQKTRNLEVKHYQEVKNAAIVLQAAFRGMKSRQMIRERHQAASVIQRAYRAHCECREYLTLKSSVLTLQRKYRASVAAKEQTQNYQKLRRAAVVLQAAYRGQQVRKEVIRWHQAATVIQSAFRKLREEAKFQAMRLSAIIIQRCYRAAVLQRREREEFLKMRHSAVVLQAAFRGWHTRRDISQQNHAAVVIQSCWRGLVERRLFQRKKDAAVKLQQRIRAVQVGRKERNKYSQVRRAAITLQKHWRAWIVRQQALEAARAERRLRFTSAVFHHLSAIKIQRALRAHWALESAKRQIHSVITIQRLVRAKQQRRRYLEDRLKVVTAQRAVRRWLALRHKAASVIQQAARKFLLLRRQKRVQRGIFKAQALWRGHRSRTLNDNPKVVKLRHRLRQITAGVREEDKLCNKTSSALDYLLRYKHFSYILEALKNLETTTRLSPECCERLVESGATNVIFTLIRCCNRSVPCMDVITFSIQILLNLSKFHKTIEAVYSVENSVETLLDLLQRYREKAGDKVAEKGGSIFTKACFLLALLLQDKHRTEEVKKLPKVLDRIHSIYRLTVRKHKMDTERTIIKQKMNASVNGSFFVPATPRKSRAAPKFAPDWVLRRDKLKDIVDPLRAIQMVANTLSIVL, translated from the exons atggCTCAAGCGATCCATTCCGGACAGAGAGGATTTTTGGACTTCAGTCCAACGAGGAGAGACGACGCAGATAAAGAGAACGATGTTCCCGTCCTGAGTTTGATCCAGTTTTCAAAGGCTCCATTTGTAACGTTTGGATCAGTAAAGCTGGGCACCTCCAGGTCGGCTGTCCTGAGGATTGAGAACCCCACAGAGTATGCTGCAGCGGAGGTCGCTGTTGACAAGATCCCTTCAAATAAAGGCTTTTCAGTGGACTGCAGCACGTTCACCATCCAG CCTGGGGGTTCATTCAGTTTGGTGGTCACCTGGACGCCAACCGAAGAAGGTGGGATCAGAGAGCTCATCATCTTCAATGCCAATGGTGTCCTCAAACACCAGGCTATTCTGctgggcagagcagaggcaccaaaaaagaaaaag AAGAGCTTATGGGACACGATCAAAAACAAGAGAGAGGGTGAAAAAGTGGGCAGGAAGGTAACACAGCCCCCTCTGAAGATGGCAGCCAATAAGACCTTCCAAGTGTCCCGAAAGCCGCAGTACCAACGGGACAAACCCCGCAGCCCGCTTGCTTCACTTAATGAGGGTAAAGGTGCCAGGGAGAAGTCCCTCACAAAGCACAGCCCCATCGAGGATTGCTGTCTGAAATCAGAAGAGCAGAAAACCTTAAATCTGAGCCAAGAGCAACAGTCTCTGGTCTTACCAGAAAAGGAGAACATCCATCAAATTCATAGGAGCTCCCCTCTTGTTCTTCTTGTCCCGGCTGCAAAGGTGATAGACTCTGGTAACATGTCTGCAAGCCCAGACGTCCTTGCAGgaaaacctgaaaacaaagattttacCAAAATCCTCAACAGGACACTGTCTCCAATCGGGACGCCAGACAGGTTTAAGAAGCTGATGCCTTGGATTCATTCAGAAAATCCACTTCCTGCTACTGTAAAttctgtggctgctgctgctgacactgaGTTACCTAGAAGCCCGATCCCATCTTTGAAAGATGCTCTGACCCTCATCGATTCTGATCTGATCCATATTAACACCAGTCCTCGAGACAATAATTCAAGTTGTGACTTTTCAGATTCCCTGGAGTCTAACAGTGAAAAAACTGGCTGTGGACCTGACAAAGATGTCGTCAAAGGGTTAGCTGATTGCCCAGAGCTGTCAGAGTCCAGTGAGCCAAGACTTACTTTCTTTGTCAGCAAAAAAGTTCACCAAGTGAGTGAGGCTGGCTTTTCAGAGGCTGATGAAGTTACTGTAAGGATAAAAAAAGGTTCTTTCGTCACTACTACAGTGATAAAGAATAAGGCACCAGTGGAGGCAAACAGTTTGAGtggaaggaaaataaagaagtcGCGACGAAGGCTCCTGGAGAAAACACTCGAGCTGTCTGATGGCAGCAGTCCGTGTGAGTCTGGTCCAGGAACTCCTAGCCTTCCTGTCATAGACTCGGACACAGGAGTCAGCCCGTGTGACGACAGGCCTCCGATCCCAGAGTTTATCTCCTCCAGCCTGACCCTGAGGCTTGCTGCCTCACCTGCACCCATCACCTTCCCTATCTCCTCCTCTCTACCTGTGGCTCCTTCTCACTGCTCTTTCTCAATAACTTCCTCCCCTCCTTCAGTCTCTGCACTCACTGCTTTTACCGTCACGTCTCCAACACCTGTCGGCTCATCTTCTCCTCATCACTGTGGCCTTTTGTCGAACTCTAAAGTATACGAGCAGCCCGCAACTGTTTTGACACCTCCTCATGTTCAGGAAGAGTCGTTTCCCATTCATGTGGTGGCAAAGAGTAAGAAGAGGAAGAGTGAGGAGTTTTtgaaaattgatgggaagatcgAGGATGATAGGAAAGCCGAGCAGGTCAAAAGGAGCAGGGTAGTGACTGGGAAAACCGAGCCCTCCAGATCAATCCAGGAGCGGAGAGGTGGCTCACAGCGGCAGAGAGCATCAG gctCAGTACGCTCAATGACTGCATCATCTCTAAAGACTACGAGGTCTGCAGTTCCTGCCCAGGCTAAGCAACCAAGTTCCAAAGCCATCTCACGAG GTGCTCCCTCTCTAAAGACTCCCTCTATGAAGACGGCAAAAGTGGTTGCTGTAGCACAGTCGAAGCTGACCTTTATTAAGCCTGCACAAACAG ctttaccgagacaccCGATGCCGTTTGCTGCCAAGAACATGTTTTATGACGAGAGGTGGATAGAGAAGCAGGAGAGGGGGTTCACATGGTGGATCAACTATGTCCTCACCCCGGATGACTTTAAAGTCAACACTGAAGTCGCCAAAG TAAATGCTGTGTCCCTCACTATGGGCAGTGACGACAAGTTCAGTGTGCCCAAAGCTCCCACCAAAGAGGAGATGTCTTTCAGCACCTACACAGCCAGACGCAAGCTAAACCGCCTCCGTCGCTCCGCCTGCCAGCTGTTCACATCTGAGACCATGGTCAAGGCTATTCAGAGGCTcgagctggaggtggaggcCCGACGGCTGCTTGTCAGGAAAGACCGCCACCTTTGGAAGGACATAG GTGAACGCAGAAAAGTCCTTAACTGGCTCCTCTCATACAACCCGCTGTGGTTACGGATTGGACTTGAG ACGATCTATGGGGAGCTAATCTCGCTGGAGAGCAACAGCGACACCTTGGGCCTGGCTATGTTCATACTCCAGCGGCTGCTGTGGAACCCAGACATCGCTGCAGAGTTCAGACACCCCCGAGTGCCTCACCTTTACAGAGATG GCCATGAGGAGGCGCTGTCCCGCTTCACTTTGAAGAAGCTTCTGCTGCTCGTGTGCTTTCTGGACAAAGCCAAAGAGTCACGGCTCATTGAACACGACCCCTGTCTGTTCTGTGTTGATGCAGAGTTCAAG GCAAGTAAAGACCTGCTGCTGGCCTTCTCGAGGGACTTCCTGAGCGGCGAGGGGATCCTCCCGCGGCATCTCAGCTACCTCGGGTTACCCGTCTCCCACGTTCAGAGGCCTCTGGATGAGTTCAACTTTGCCGTGAAGAATTTGGCAGTTGACTTAAGATGTGGCGTTCGTCTCGT GCGTGTGATGGAGCTCCTCGCCCAGGACTGGAGTTTGTCTGTGAAGCTCCGTCTGCCGGCCATCAGCCGCCTGCAGAAGGTCCACAACGTCGACATCGCTCTGCAAGTTCTCAAAAGCAAAGGGATCGACCTCAAGGATGAACACG gctCAACCACTGATTCAAGAGACATTGTGGACGGACACAGAGAAAAGACACTGAGCCTCCTGTGGAAAATCATCTTTGCATTTCAT GTGGAGGTGATTCTGAATGAGGACCAGCTCAGGGAGGAGATCGGCTTTCTGAAGAGAACCCTGAGGACCAAACGGAGGCTGGCCTCTCTGAAGGCCGATCGGGGTCTTCGGCCGACGCCTGTGAAGACCAGGGTGCCGTatgaacacagcagcagcaaaatgaCCCTGCTCATGGACTGGGTCCGTGCTGTGTGCGACTTCTACAACCTGCAG gtGGAGAACTTCACTGTGACGTTCTCGGATGGCCGCGTCCTCTGCTACCTGATCCACCACTACCACCCGGGTCTCCTGCCAGGAGCGTCTGTCAGTCACCGCACCACTCAGACTGTCGAGTGCTCACCGAGGGGCCGGCTGGAGCTCAGCTGCTCAGCCAGCGACTCTGACAGCTCCTTTGACTCCCTGCCCACAGGCCCAAACG GCCCAGCTTCACCATCGCTGGAGTTTAAAGAGCTACTGGAGAACgagaaaaacaacttcagacTGGTCAACGGTGCAGTGGCTTTTCTGGGTGGTGTGCCCGCCATGATCAACCCGGCTGACATGTCTAACACAATCCCCAGTGAGAAG GTTGTGATGTCCTACCTGTCCTTCCTGTGCGCTCGTCTGTTGGACCTGCGGAATGAAACCAGAGCGGCGCGGGTCATACAGGGCGCCTGGAGGAAATACAGGCTCAAGAAAGATCTCGAGCTCTACAAG GAAAGAAACATGGCTGCCATGAAAATCCAAGGACTGGTAAGGAGTTTTCTCCAGAAGTGCAGAGCTGAGAGGCAGAATCAGGCTGCTGTCGTCATCCAGAGCTTGTGGAGAGGTTACGTAGCCCACAAAAGGCTGAGACTTAGAAAAGAGGCTCATCTTCGGGCTGTGCAGCACGAAGCAGCAACCCTcatccag GCTCAGTGGAGGATGTTTTCAACCATGAGGGCTTACCAGCGCCTCAGATATTATACTATTGTTGTCCAAGCACAATGGCGAATGAGGAGGGCAGCCTCTGCTTATGGAAAAATCTACTGGGCAGCAACAGTCATTCAGAAGTATTCACGAGCATGGGTCTTTTCAAGAAGAGATCGGGCACATTATCTCTTACTTAGGACTGCTGTGGTAACAATGCAAAGAGGCTACAGAAGATGGAAAGCTCAGAAGATACAAAAGGAAACCCGCGCGGCCGAAGTGATACAAGCTGCATTTAAGAAGTGgtgctggaaaaaaatggaaagatccgctgctgctgtcagaatTCAGTCCTGGTACAGAATGCAAATGTGTCTCCGTCAGTACAGAAAGATCAGGGGAAGTGCTGTGCTCATTCAAGCCCAGTACAGAGGCCATGCACAGAGGCGCCGCTTTCACGTGTTGAAACTGCAGCACCACTGTGCTGTTGTCATCCAGAGTGCCTTCAGAGGGCATGTTGTCAGAAAGGAGGTGGCAGAGATGAGCTGCGCTGCAGTCGTAATCCAGCGCTGGTTCAGAGCCTCCCGCACAAGAGACATAGAAAGGAAAAAGTTTGTCAGGATGAAATGTGCTGCTGTTACCATACAGGCAGCTTATCGTGGGAAAGCTGCCCGAGAGTGTCTGAAAAAACAGCACAGGGCAGCAGCTGTGATCCAGGCGACTTTTAGGAAGTACACTGCCCAAAGGCGCTACTTGCGCTTGAAAAGAGCTACAGTTAAGATGCAGCAAAAGTATAGAGCAACAGTTTTGACTCACAAGACAAGGAATGAATATAATGCTCTTAGGGCTGCTGTGCTCACTGTACAAGCTAACTGGAGAGGTAGAGTGGACAGGAAGAGGATAGAAAAGTGGCACCAGTGTGCATCTCTTATACAGGCCTATTATCGTCGGCACAAAGTGCAAGCAGAGTACAGATCCAAGAAGTCAGCAGCTGTGGTTATACAGAACCATTACAGAGCTTTTTTGGCTGGAAGGAAGATGAGGAAAGCATACCTAGAGAAGAAAGCAGCATGTGTTACTCTCCAAGCTGCATTCAGAGGCATGAGGGTTaggggagagctgaagaaaagGCACCAGGCAGCGACTGTCCTTCAGGCTTCAGCCAGAATGTTTTTATGTAGGAAGCGTTATTTCCTCCTTCAGGGTGCAGCAGTTGACATCCAACGCCGATACAGAGCTCTTCTGCTGTGCAGGGTGCAGCAAAATGAATTCAGAAAACTAAAGCAGGCCACCATAAAGATACAAGCTGTCTTTCGGGGGTTTAGAGTAAGGCAGGAtctaaagaagaaacacaatgCAGCCAAAACAATCCAAGCACAGTTCAGGATGTACAGAACCCGTATGGCTTACCTTGCCATCAAGTGTGCTGCCATCATTATTCAGGAAAGGTACAGGGCCAAAAGGCTCAGGGAGCAACAGATGCAGCGATATAAATGTGCAGCTGTAGTAATCCAAGCAGCATACCGTGGCCACAGGGCCAGGAGGAAGATTGCTGAAATGCACCGAGCTGCTACAGTCATCCAGAGAAAGCTTTTGGCCATCCGAGATAGAAAGCAGTTCCTAGCTGTCAGGGAGGCAGTTTTGGCCTGTCAGAAGAGGTACAGAGCAGTGACCCTGGCAAGAAAAGTGCACCTGGATTATCTGTCAAAGCTAAGGGCAGTTGTTTGTCTGCAGGCAGCCTACAGAGGTTATGTAGTTCGAAAGCAGCTGCATATCAAGCATGTGGCAGCTATAAAGATTCAGTCTCACTTTAGAATGTACCAACAGAGAACCAGTTACAAGAGGCTCCGCTGGGCCTCAATTGTATTGCAAGCACGTTACAGAGCTAACAAAACAATGAGAGCAGAGGTGCACGCCCTGAGTGTTAAGAAAAATGCAGCTGTTGTCTTACAAGCTGCCTTCCGTGGGATGAAATCCAGACAAATGATCAGAGAAAGGCATCAAGCTGCCAGTGTTATCCAGAGAGCTTACAGAGCCCACTGTGAACGCAGGGAGTATCTGACTCTGAAATCTTCTGTGCTGACCCTTCAGAGAAGATATCGAGCCTCTGTAGCAGCAaaggaacaaacacaaagatatcAAAAACTGCGCAGAGCTGCTGTTGTCCTTCAGGCAGCAtacagagggcagcaggtcagaaaGGAAGTTATTCGTTGGCATCGGGCTGCTACTGTGATCCAGTCCGCTTTCAGAAAGCTCAGAGAAAAAGCCAAATTCCAGGCCATGCGTCTGTCTGCCATTATCATCCAGAGACGCTATCGGGCTGCTGTTCTTCAGAGGAGAGAAAGGGGAAAGTTCCTGAAAATGAGACATTCTGCTGTCGTCCTTCAAGCAGCTTTCAGAGGTCGTCGTGTCAGGACTGCCATTGCCATGATGCACAGGGCAGCCACTGTCTTTCAGGCAAACTACAGGAGACATCAACAACAATCAGCATTCAGGAGACAGCGGTGGGCAGCCTGTGTCTTACAGCAGAGGTTCAGAGCTCAAAGAACCAGAAACTTGGAGGTAAAACATTATCAGGAGGTTAGAAACGCTGCCATCGTTCTACAAGCTGCCTTCCGTGGAATGAAATCCAGACAAATGATCAGAGAAAGGCATCAAGCTGCCAGTGTTATCCAGAGAGCTTACAGAGCCCACTGTGAACGCAGGGAGTATCTGACTCTGAAATCTTCTGTGCTGACCCTTCAGAGAAGATATCGAGCCTCTGTAGCAGCAaaggaacaaacacaaaactatcAAAAACTGCGCAGAGCTGCTGTTGTCCTTCAGGCAGCAtacagagggcagcaggtcagaaaGGAAGTTATTCGTTGGCATTGGGCTGCTACTGTGATCCAGTCTGCTTTCagaaagcacagagaaaaagcCAAATTCCAGGCCATGCGTCTGTCTGCCATTATCATCCAGAGACGCTATCGGGCTGCTGTTCTTCAGAGGAGAGAAAGGGGAAAGTTCCTGAAAATGAGACATTCTGCTGTCGTCCTTCAAGCAGCTTTCAGAGGCTGGCGTGTCAGGACTGACATTGCCATGATGCACAGGGCAGCCACTGTCTTTCAGGCAAACTTCAGGAGACATCAACAACAATCAGCGTTCAGGAGACAGCGGTGGGCAGCCTGTGTCTTACAGCAGAGGTTCAGAGCTCAAAGAACCAGAAACTTGGAGGTAAAACATTACCAAGAGGTTAAAAACGCTGCCATCGTTCTACAAGCTGCCTTCCGTGGAATGAAATCCAGACAAATGATCAGAGAAAGGCATCAAGCTGCCAGTGTTATCCAGAGAGCTTACAGAGCCCACTGTGAATGCAGGGAGTATCTGACTCTGAAATCTTCTGTGCTGACCCTTCAGAGAAGATATCGAGCCTCTGTAGCAGCAaaggaacaaacacaaagatatcAAAAACTGCGCAGAGCTGCTGTTGTCCTTCAGGCAGCAtacagagggcagcaggtcagaaaGGAAGTTATTCGTTGGCATTGGGCTGCTACTGTGATCCAGTCCGCTTTCAGAAAGCACAGAGAAGAAGCCAAATTCCAGGCCATGCGTCTGTCTGCCATTATCATCCAGAGACGCTATCGGGCTGCTGTTCTTCAGAGGAGAGAAAGGGGAAAGTTCCTGAAAATGAGACATTCTGCTGTCGTCCTTCAAGCAGCTTCCAGAGGCTGGCGTGTCAGGACTGCCATTGCCATGATGCACAGGGCAGCCACTGTCTGTCAGGCAAACTTCAGGAGACATCAACAACAATCAGCATTCAGGAGACAACGGTGGGCAGCCTGTGTCTTACAGCAGAGGTTCAGAGCTCAAAGAACCagaaattttgagttaaaaaATTATCAGGAGGTTAGAAATGCTGCCATTATTCTACAAGCTGCCTTCCGTGGAATGAAATCCAGACAAATGATCAAAGACAGGCATCAAGCTGCCAGTGTAATCCAGAGAGCTTACAGAGCCCACTGTGAATGCAGGGAGTATCTGACTCTGAAATCCTCTGTGCtgactcttcagagaagatatCGAGCCTCTGTAGCAGCAaaggaacaaacacaaagatatcAAAAACTGCGCAGAGCTGCTGTTGTCCTTCAGGCAGCATACAGAGGTCATCGTGTCAGGACTGCCATTGCCATGATGCACAGGGCAGCTACTGTCTTTCAGGCAAACTTCAGGAGACATCAACAACAATCAGCATTCAGGAGACAACGGTGGGCAGCCTGTGTCTTACAGCAGAGGTTCAGAGCTCAAAAAACCAGAAACTTGGAGGTAAAACATTACCAAGAGGTTAAAAACGCTGCCATCGTTCTACAAGCTGCCTTCCGTGGAATGAAATCCAGACAAATGATCAGAGAAAGGCATCAAGCTGCCAGTGTTATCCAGAGAGCTTACAGAGCCCACTGTGAATGCAGGGAGTATCTGACTCTGAAATCCTCTGTGCTGACTCTTCAGAGAAAATATCGAGCCTCTGTAGCAGCAaaggaacaaacacaaaactatcAAAAACTGCGCAGAGCTGCTGTTGTCCTTCAGGCAGCAtacagagggcagcaggtcagaaaGGAAGTTATTCGTTGGCATCAGGCTGCTACTGTGATCCAGTCTGCTTTCAGAAAGCTCAGAGAAGAAGCCAAATTCCAGGCCATGCGTCTGTCTGCCATTATCATCCAGAGATGCTATCGGGCTGCTGTTCTTCAAAGGAGAGAAAGGGAAGAGTTCCTGAAAATGAGACATTCTGCTGTCGTCCTTCAAGCAGCTTTCAGAGGCTGGCACACCAGGAGGGACATTAGCCAACAAAACCACGCTGCTGTTGTGATCCAGTCGTGCTGGAGAGGCTTGGTGGAGCGGCGTCTCttccaaagaaagaaagatgcagCCGTGAAACTGCAGCAGAGGATTCGGGCCGTGCAGGTCGGCAGGAAGGAGAGGAACAAATACAGCCAAGTGAGGCGAGCTGCCATCACGCTTCAGAAACACTGGCGAGCCTGGATTGTGAGACAGCAG GCACTAGAGGCAGCCCGGGCAGAAAGAAGGCTGCGTTTTACATCAGCTGTGTTTCATCATCTCAGTGCCATAAAGATCCAGCGAGCACTCAGAGCTCACTGGGCGTTGGAGTCGGCTAAAAGACAGATCCATTCTGTCATCACCATACAG CGACTGGTGAGAGCGAAGCAGCAGAGGAGACGTTATCTGGAGGACAGGCTGAAGGTGGTTACAGCCCAGAGAGCAGTCAGGCGCTGGCTAGCCCTCCGCCACAAGGCTGCATCTGTCATCCAGCAGGCTGCCCGGAAATTCCTTCTCCTCAGGCGCCAGAAGAGGGTGCAACGGGGTATTTTCAAGGCCCAG gcTCTGTGGAGAGGACACCGCTCCCGCACACTGAATGACAATCCCAAGGTTGTCAAGCTGAGGCATCGCTTACGCCAGATCACTGCCGGTGTCCGAGAGGAAGACAAACTGTGCAACAAGACTTCATCGGCGTTGGACTACCTCCTTCGTTACAAACACTTTTCCTACATTCTGGAGGCCTTGAAGAACCTGG